CTTCCATAAAACTCAAACCAACATGCCCGAACAAACCATGCGGAGCATAAAGATTAGAAACCACCATATGTGATGGAGCTTGGGTACCAGGAATACATCCATGTGAGCAGACGAAGGGACTGATAAATTTCGTAAACCGATCTGCGTGCCTTGAATTGGACTTGGTTTGTGGTGGTTTTGCGGGTTTTGGGGTGGCTACTGGTGGTCGTGCACTGGTTGGTGATGGTGCTTTGATGGCTGTTGTTGGTGGTGGTGTGGCGGCAATGGCTGGTGGCGGTGTTGTGGTGGCGGCAGGGGCTAGGAACCGAGGTCGGTTCTTGAGAAAATCAATTAACTCAACAATCAACAACTCGATTCGATCCAAAGACTTGTTCCATTCTTGAGCGTCCATAGAAGTGGATCAAgaccgctctgataccaattgttacgAACCTAATCGTTAACCAATCGATCCAAAGAAAATAGATAAGAACTTGAGAGAATTTAGAGATTTTTGGAAGTGATGGTGCTTTGATGGCTGTTGTTGGTGGTGGTGTGGCGGCAATGGCTGGTGGCGGCAGGGGCTAGGAACCGAGGTCGGTTCTTGAGAAAATCAATTAACTCAACAATCAACAACTCGATTCGATCCAAAGACTTGTTCCATTCTTGAGCGTCCATAGAAGTGGATCAAgaccgctctgataccaattgttacgAACCAAATCGTTAACCAATTGATCCAAAGAAAAAAGATAGAAGCTAGAGAGAATTGATAGACTTTTGGAAGAGATTCAATTTATCATTTTTCATTCATGTCAATAACAATTCTGTAACTCACAATAAATAAGAGAATGAAACAAACTACCCACTATTCTAGTGCTCCA
This genomic stretch from Helianthus annuus cultivar XRQ/B chromosome 8, HanXRQr2.0-SUNRISE, whole genome shotgun sequence harbors:
- the LOC118481171 gene encoding uncharacterized protein LOC118481171 yields the protein MDAQEWNKSLDRIELLIVELIDFLKNRPRFLAPAATTTPPPAIAATPPPTTAIKAPSPTSARPPVATPKPAKPPQTKSNSRHADRFTKFISPFVCSHGCIPGTQAPSHMVVSNLYAPHGLFGHVGLSFMEDPPETEWRPPWRSLRRIQMTPGKTEWRPPWCLAKSLPIILEDKDTSTGVE